A region of Reichenbachiella carrageenanivorans DNA encodes the following proteins:
- a CDS encoding M23 family metallopeptidase, producing MKTLSKTQYLYISNDLKSKGLSKGFRVELLDHICCLVESDMNNGADFSSAYAQALEVFGNEGFEELKQTSAIVKKQRWHTVNRILISGIAACVFMMVFGVDAQEPPTISPLDHYKRITSNFGERYNPMKGKRDFHKGIDFAAPSGTPVKSTAAGTVIFAESKFSGYGKNIKIEHSDGFVTKYAHLSEIRVQKGDLVTLGQVIGLSGNTGASTAPHLHYEVLKDGAYVDPLNYFAIQGQ from the coding sequence ATGAAAACATTATCTAAAACCCAATATTTATACATATCCAACGATTTAAAATCCAAAGGACTATCGAAAGGCTTTCGGGTAGAATTATTAGATCATATCTGCTGTCTAGTAGAATCTGACATGAATAATGGCGCTGACTTCTCCTCTGCCTATGCTCAGGCACTAGAGGTATTTGGAAATGAAGGGTTTGAAGAACTCAAACAAACCTCTGCCATAGTCAAAAAGCAAAGATGGCATACAGTGAATCGGATACTGATCTCGGGTATCGCAGCTTGTGTTTTCATGATGGTATTCGGAGTAGATGCGCAAGAGCCACCTACCATATCTCCGCTGGATCACTACAAACGCATCACTTCCAACTTTGGAGAGCGGTACAATCCTATGAAGGGTAAACGAGATTTTCACAAGGGCATTGACTTTGCTGCACCAAGCGGCACGCCTGTAAAATCAACTGCTGCTGGAACGGTGATTTTTGCCGAGTCAAAATTCAGTGGATATGGTAAAAATATTAAAATTGAACATAGCGATGGGTTTGTCACTAAATACGCACACTTATCTGAAATAAGAGTACAAAAAGGGGATCTGGTCACACTCGGCCAAGTCATTGGTCTATCTGGAAATACAGGCGCATCTACAGCACCTCATTTGCACTATGAAGTCCTCAAAGATGGAGCGTATGTGGACCCACTAAATTACTTCGCAATACAAGGACAATAA
- a CDS encoding 7TM diverse intracellular signaling domain-containing protein, with translation MKKTKYIHLFFSLVGFLFFSSCSTEHPLNVDYSFEVAKDVEQSIDDFDRVKFESFDDLNLGFYRGNLWIKLEITNEENEDKSYMFVSNDRFNRNYVFYKLDTLSHSLKLVNQIKDTLRHDYRTFNNPNPNLKIDLEANEHATYLITSTSDGRTKDATPKIISIESYFDFINESTIWSIVFYGIIICLLLINIYQWTIYRKEIFLYYIFYIVSTLFVYLGIEGYLYGLRLDQMVLDHFIFVSVKLWALSLIMYTSKFLETQIVAPNYYKFIKVILVVVLGGILLYQFVFYHSSIQYLHYFENILSVLWLLLIIGILLFSAKSRWLELKYYLIPLACFIVFTVFGVVNVHLQIFAGNSFTYVKIGAIIELIGFTYFMRALIKRKLNQSEILEKTLKQKEELLASKASLVSVFKLIENTFSNEADWKSFKEKFERLNPNFISSLTTKYADLSKSEIRLLTLIRIGYSQKEIADILNIAPESVKKSRSRARRKLNLPDSVTLKEYLLKL, from the coding sequence TTGAAAAAGACAAAATACATACATCTCTTTTTTTCTCTTGTAGGATTCCTATTTTTTTCTTCTTGCTCTACTGAGCATCCCTTGAATGTTGATTATTCTTTCGAAGTAGCTAAAGACGTTGAGCAAAGCATCGACGATTTTGATCGTGTGAAATTTGAATCTTTTGATGATTTAAACCTAGGTTTCTACAGAGGCAACTTATGGATAAAGCTAGAAATAACGAATGAAGAAAATGAGGATAAATCATACATGTTTGTTAGTAATGATAGGTTTAACAGGAATTATGTTTTTTATAAGCTAGACACACTGAGCCATTCGTTAAAACTAGTGAATCAAATAAAAGACACATTAAGGCATGACTACAGAACTTTCAACAACCCTAACCCAAATCTCAAGATAGATTTAGAAGCAAATGAACACGCAACTTATCTCATCACATCAACTAGTGATGGTAGAACAAAAGATGCCACCCCGAAAATAATCTCTATAGAAAGCTATTTTGATTTTATTAATGAGAGCACCATCTGGAGTATTGTTTTTTATGGAATAATCATTTGTCTACTACTCATCAATATATATCAATGGACTATTTATAGGAAAGAGATATTTCTCTATTACATTTTTTATATAGTATCTACCTTGTTTGTGTACCTGGGTATTGAAGGCTATTTGTATGGTCTTCGGCTGGATCAAATGGTGCTGGACCATTTCATATTTGTATCTGTCAAATTATGGGCTCTATCACTCATCATGTACACGTCCAAGTTTTTGGAAACCCAAATAGTAGCTCCCAACTATTATAAGTTCATTAAGGTCATTTTGGTGGTTGTTTTGGGCGGAATACTATTGTATCAGTTTGTTTTTTATCATTCTTCCATTCAGTATTTACATTATTTTGAAAACATCCTATCGGTTCTTTGGCTGTTGTTGATCATTGGTATTCTACTATTTTCTGCAAAAAGTCGTTGGCTGGAATTAAAGTATTACCTCATACCTCTCGCTTGCTTTATAGTTTTTACGGTATTTGGAGTTGTTAATGTTCACCTTCAAATTTTTGCTGGCAACTCTTTTACTTACGTTAAAATAGGAGCCATCATCGAGCTGATTGGTTTTACCTATTTCATGAGGGCTTTAATTAAAAGAAAGCTCAATCAATCTGAGATTCTAGAAAAAACATTAAAACAAAAAGAAGAGCTTTTAGCATCTAAAGCCAGCCTTGTCAGTGTATTCAAATTAATTGAGAATACGTTTTCTAATGAGGCTGATTGGAAGAGCTTTAAAGAAAAGTTTGAGCGACTTAATCCTAACTTCATTTCATCTCTCACAACAAAATATGCTGATTTATCTAAATCGGAAATAAGGCTACTGACCTTAATCCGAATAGGATATTCTCAAAAGGAAATCGCGGACATATTGAATATCGCTCCAGAAAGTGTAAAGAAGTCCCGAAGTAGAGCCCGAAGAAAATTGAACCTCCCAGATTCAGTTACTCTTAAAGAGTATCTCCTCAAGCTATAA
- a CDS encoding Ig-like domain-containing protein, with product MKKILLITAALTMISLGAMAQNVNIPDANFKAYLVGNTNINTNGDTEIQVSEATAFTGAININNDGISDLTGIEHFTNLTYLIAPFNQLTSIDVSQNTALLSLNVQDNMLTSLDISQNTALTGLNCGRNNLSSLDVSQNVLLDFLLCHENNLSALDVYPLTKLITFNCSQNSITYLDFSQNTGINQNTSLEVPFIHCQENNLTVLKMNGISPGALQNQYFNATNNPNLTCIEVNDVTAAETNWTNIDATANFSLQCTVDIPDAAFKACLVGNTSINTNGDTEIQVSEATAFTQGIYCPDLGISDLTGIEAFVNINAIYGELNNLTSIDISNNTQITYLGINNNNLSSIDVSSNTQLTNLTINNNNLTSLDISSNTNLQQLIAANNSISSLDVSSNTALVNMNVTNNNLTSLDISANIDLQYFYCSLNNLTALNAANGNNTAITGFVATSNPNLTCIEVDDVAWSTTNWTNIDATAGFSTDCNYLVSSISVQGQNNTSTISTFEGSLQIEATVLPTYAEDITYTWSVSNGTGSATIDANGLLSAVSDGTVTVTATANDGSGVSGDMVVTISNQIVLVSAISVQGQAGATAITTDGGTLQMEATVSPVNATDASYVWSVTNGTGAATIDANGLLMAVSNGTVTVTATANDGSEITGDVTITISNQVVLSINDQQKNREWVIYPNPVTSVLNLDFNTTIEAISIVDFTGKPIKTIPSPKRVFDVSDLAIGIYFFQIKTDQGLMSKKFVKQ from the coding sequence ATGAAAAAAATACTACTTATTACAGCTGCGCTAACTATGATAAGTTTGGGGGCTATGGCTCAAAATGTAAACATTCCAGATGCTAACTTCAAAGCCTACTTGGTGGGAAACACAAACATCAACACCAATGGAGATACGGAAATACAGGTAAGTGAAGCCACTGCTTTTACTGGCGCAATTAATATCAATAACGATGGCATAAGTGACTTAACGGGAATAGAACACTTTACCAATCTTACGTATTTAATTGCCCCTTTTAACCAATTAACATCCATAGATGTAAGTCAGAATACGGCCTTATTGTCATTGAATGTTCAGGATAACATGTTGACTTCTTTAGATATAAGTCAAAATACAGCATTAACAGGGTTGAATTGTGGGCGAAACAATCTAAGCAGTTTAGATGTGAGTCAAAATGTTTTGTTGGATTTTCTGCTTTGTCATGAGAATAACCTGAGTGCACTGGATGTTTACCCACTTACAAAGCTCATAACTTTTAACTGCTCGCAAAACAGTATCACTTATTTGGACTTCAGTCAAAATACTGGTATTAATCAAAATACGAGCTTAGAAGTACCCTTTATTCATTGCCAAGAAAATAATCTAACGGTTTTGAAAATGAATGGCATTAGTCCAGGGGCTCTTCAAAATCAATATTTCAATGCTACGAATAATCCAAATCTTACCTGTATAGAGGTGAATGATGTCACTGCAGCTGAAACCAACTGGACGAATATTGATGCTACAGCAAACTTTAGCCTTCAATGTACTGTTGACATTCCAGATGCGGCTTTTAAAGCCTGTTTGGTGGGAAACACAAGCATCAACACCAATGGAGATACTGAAATTCAGGTAAGTGAAGCAACCGCCTTTACCCAAGGCATCTATTGTCCCGATCTTGGTATCTCTGATTTAACAGGAATTGAAGCGTTTGTCAATATAAATGCGATATACGGTGAGTTAAATAATCTGACGAGCATAGACATATCCAATAATACTCAAATAACCTATTTGGGTATCAATAACAACAACCTAAGCAGCATAGATGTATCTAGTAATACGCAATTAACAAATTTGACCATCAATAACAATAACCTAACCAGCTTAGATATTTCTTCCAACACCAACTTGCAGCAATTGATCGCTGCTAATAATAGCATTTCCAGTTTGGATGTCTCATCTAATACAGCTTTGGTAAATATGAATGTTACTAATAACAATCTTACCAGTTTAGATATATCGGCCAATATCGATTTACAGTATTTTTACTGTTCGTTAAACAACTTAACTGCTTTGAATGCAGCCAATGGAAATAATACAGCCATCACTGGATTTGTTGCAACCAGCAACCCAAACCTTACTTGTATAGAGGTGGATGATGTGGCTTGGAGTACCACCAACTGGACAAACATTGATGCTACGGCAGGGTTTAGTACAGATTGCAACTACCTAGTTAGTAGTATATCTGTTCAGGGTCAGAACAATACTTCAACCATTTCAACTTTTGAAGGAAGCTTACAAATAGAGGCCACTGTATTGCCTACCTATGCTGAAGACATCACTTATACATGGAGTGTATCAAACGGCACAGGCTCGGCTACCATTGATGCTAATGGATTGTTATCAGCCGTTTCTGATGGTACAGTGACCGTGACAGCCACGGCCAACGATGGCTCAGGCGTAAGTGGAGATATGGTAGTCACTATTTCAAATCAAATAGTTTTGGTCAGTGCGATTTCAGTACAAGGGCAAGCTGGCGCAACTGCCATTACTACCGATGGAGGCACGCTACAAATGGAAGCTACAGTATCTCCTGTCAATGCTACTGACGCCTCCTATGTATGGAGTGTGACCAACGGCACAGGAGCAGCTACTATTGATGCTAATGGATTACTGATGGCCGTTTCGAACGGTACAGTCACCGTGACTGCTACGGCCAACGATGGCTCTGAAATAACTGGTGATGTGACCATCACTATTTCAAATCAAGTGGTTTTAAGTATCAATGATCAGCAGAAGAATCGTGAATGGGTTATCTACCCTAACCCCGTAACCTCTGTACTAAACCTTGACTTTAATACGACAATTGAAGCCATTAGTATTGTTGACTTTACAGGAAAACCAATAAAAACTATTCCTTCACCAAAAAGGGTTTTTGACGTTTCTGATTTAGCCATAGGTATTTATTTTTTCCAGATAAAAACGGATCAAGGTCTAATGAGCAAAAAATTTGTTAAACAATAA
- a CDS encoding tetratricopeptide repeat protein — MTSLVSIFLNQSKQIKKSPAKSIHLILDFKLLLLCFFLSAGSLYAQSKKADSLAHVLSAHTQEDTTRVNLLYDLAYANFQTDMESTNAHLEEAWHLSEELDYTRGKARVLYLKGILENIKSNYTKSLEFFKRSLEHYRSIGDQDGIAANYTAFGITYYDQSKYEEAIQVYAKASEIYENLGNKRELITILINSGNVYSETGRFDEAILNYQRALEESEAINDEDGISFVHSNLGVVYKVQGNYPLAIDHFNKSLVYDIKTKDTLGLAYKYNDLGEVYRSLEKYDAALEHYEQSLRFSSKKGNNRLVAVINGNIGNLYLLKKAYSEALTYYYTSLETSQKINNLKQTAICFNSIGEIKLLLNEPLIARENFLNAEEISRQTNNKHVLPISLLGIAETYVNENDYQKALFFTLEAQKIAEELALLEIQKKTFEILSIIYEKTGRYREALNNYQLFKSLNDSLFNRENIEKIAQLKYKYQYKQALDSASIRELELTKTVMTTSQDLAQSRQNFLWAIIGILMVSILLGAIVFYQKYHHIKAKTENIITEQKLLRSQMTPHFIFNSLSVLQGMILNKEDKKSVNYLSKFSRLLRITLENSREQMVLLSQELTAIENYLALQSFEDDSYDYTITINHNIDGSLFKIPPMLIQPFIENAIEHAFGDQKENRKIEMHLEYSKNELICVIKDNGMGITDAHENRRGGKKSLATKITSERLNILSTNYKMKGSVTIENRMKYHEKGTIVTLVIPYEKLEVV; from the coding sequence ATGACAAGCTTAGTTTCAATCTTCCTTAATCAATCAAAACAGATCAAAAAGTCACCAGCGAAATCAATCCACCTTATTCTTGATTTCAAACTCCTTCTGCTTTGCTTTTTCCTTTCAGCAGGAAGCCTGTATGCTCAAAGCAAGAAGGCAGATAGCTTGGCGCATGTATTGTCGGCTCATACCCAAGAAGATACCACCCGAGTCAATCTGCTGTATGATCTGGCTTATGCCAACTTTCAAACGGACATGGAATCGACCAATGCCCACTTGGAAGAAGCCTGGCACCTGAGCGAAGAACTCGATTATACTAGGGGCAAAGCAAGGGTATTGTACCTAAAGGGCATATTGGAAAACATCAAATCAAACTACACCAAGAGCCTAGAATTTTTTAAGCGCTCTCTGGAGCATTATCGCTCTATAGGAGATCAAGATGGGATTGCGGCAAACTACACGGCCTTTGGCATTACCTATTATGACCAATCTAAGTACGAGGAAGCCATACAAGTTTACGCAAAAGCGTCTGAAATTTATGAAAACCTGGGCAACAAAAGGGAGCTGATCACGATCCTGATCAATAGTGGGAATGTCTATTCGGAAACTGGAAGATTCGATGAAGCTATTTTGAATTACCAACGAGCTTTGGAAGAGAGTGAAGCAATCAACGATGAAGACGGTATCTCATTTGTGCATTCCAATTTGGGGGTGGTGTACAAAGTGCAGGGAAACTATCCTCTAGCCATAGACCACTTCAACAAAAGTCTGGTCTATGATATAAAGACCAAAGACACCCTGGGTTTGGCCTACAAGTACAATGACCTGGGAGAAGTATATCGTTCTCTGGAAAAGTACGATGCGGCCCTGGAGCACTATGAGCAATCGTTGAGATTTTCGTCAAAAAAAGGAAATAATCGACTGGTAGCTGTCATCAATGGTAATATTGGCAACCTGTACTTGCTAAAAAAGGCTTATTCAGAGGCACTCACCTACTACTATACGTCCCTAGAGACGAGTCAGAAAATCAACAACCTAAAACAGACAGCCATATGCTTTAATAGTATTGGAGAAATTAAGCTATTGCTGAATGAACCCTTAATTGCACGTGAGAATTTTCTGAACGCAGAAGAGATTAGCCGACAGACCAATAACAAGCACGTCTTGCCCATTAGTCTATTAGGTATTGCTGAAACTTATGTAAATGAAAACGACTATCAAAAGGCACTTTTTTTTACCCTGGAGGCTCAGAAGATTGCCGAAGAGCTGGCACTTCTGGAAATACAAAAAAAGACATTTGAAATTCTTTCTATCATCTACGAAAAAACTGGACGTTACAGAGAAGCACTAAACAACTACCAGCTATTCAAAAGCCTGAACGATAGCTTGTTCAACCGAGAGAATATCGAAAAAATAGCGCAGCTGAAGTATAAGTATCAATACAAACAAGCGCTGGATTCGGCAAGCATCCGGGAATTGGAGCTGACGAAAACAGTCATGACAACATCCCAAGATCTAGCACAGTCCAGGCAAAATTTCCTTTGGGCTATCATTGGCATTCTTATGGTATCCATCCTATTGGGAGCTATTGTTTTTTATCAGAAATACCATCACATCAAAGCCAAAACCGAAAACATCATAACCGAACAGAAGCTGCTGCGTTCACAGATGACCCCTCACTTTATCTTTAACTCCCTGTCCGTTTTGCAGGGCATGATCCTAAACAAGGAAGATAAAAAATCCGTCAACTACTTGTCCAAATTTTCGCGATTACTCCGTATCACGCTGGAAAACTCCAGGGAACAAATGGTTTTACTTTCGCAAGAACTAACTGCTATTGAAAACTATCTGGCACTTCAAAGTTTTGAAGATGATTCGTATGATTACACGATTACCATTAACCACAACATCGACGGATCTCTGTTCAAAATTCCTCCCATGTTGATTCAGCCATTCATTGAAAATGCCATCGAGCATGCTTTTGGCGACCAGAAAGAGAATCGAAAAATAGAGATGCACCTAGAATACTCAAAAAACGAATTGATTTGCGTGATAAAGGATAATGGTATGGGTATCACTGATGCCCATGAAAATAGGAGAGGCGGAAAAAAATCTCTGGCAACCAAGATTACCTCGGAGCGGTTGAATATATTATCTACCAATTACAAAATGAAGGGATCCGTTACCATAGAAAACAGGATGAAGTACCATGAAAAAGGTACGATAGTTACCCTGGTAATTCCTTACGAAAAACTTGAAGTCGTATGA
- a CDS encoding LytR/AlgR family response regulator transcription factor: MKAVLVEDKAYIRKALLHLLESLKADVEVIGECGSVKEAVVVTNACKPDLIFLDINLVDGSGFDFLDKTSHLDFKVIFITAYEEFALRALKAGAVDYLLKPVDAEELRAALEKVRKLSTDVQRKQITTAKQIWHKNDSTLVLSLSNSFQVIDVGELLFCESDKGYTSFYLSNGKKYMASRPIKEYEEQLEKVNFTRPHQSFMVNLKFIDKYDKSGTIYLKNGKEIPVSSRKKEAFLATFLRYNSL, encoded by the coding sequence ATGAAAGCAGTATTGGTAGAAGACAAAGCGTACATTAGAAAAGCACTGCTACATTTATTGGAATCTTTGAAGGCTGACGTAGAGGTGATTGGAGAATGCGGCTCGGTAAAAGAAGCCGTGGTGGTGACCAATGCCTGCAAACCAGATCTAATTTTTCTGGACATCAACCTGGTGGATGGTTCGGGTTTCGATTTTTTGGATAAGACCAGCCATCTGGATTTCAAAGTTATCTTTATCACTGCGTATGAAGAGTTCGCACTACGCGCACTGAAAGCAGGAGCTGTCGATTACCTCTTGAAGCCCGTGGATGCCGAAGAGCTGCGAGCAGCACTGGAAAAAGTCCGTAAGCTATCCACTGACGTACAGAGGAAGCAGATCACTACTGCAAAACAAATTTGGCACAAAAACGACTCCACCTTAGTACTTTCTTTAAGCAATAGCTTTCAGGTAATAGATGTAGGCGAGCTACTCTTCTGCGAATCTGATAAAGGATACACCTCCTTCTACCTGTCCAATGGCAAAAAATACATGGCTTCCAGGCCCATCAAAGAATATGAGGAGCAACTAGAAAAAGTCAATTTCACCAGACCACACCAATCTTTCATGGTGAATTTGAAATTCATCGACAAGTACGATAAGTCTGGCACTATCTATTTGAAAAATGGGAAGGAAATCCCCGTTTCCTCCAGAAAGAAAGAGGCATTTCTGGCTACTTTCCTCCGCTACAATAGCCTTTGA
- a CDS encoding T9SS type A sorting domain-containing protein, giving the protein MNTTLKGQKIKRTLFIAVTLTIVSLGAWAQNVNIPDANFKAYLVGNSAINTNSDTEIQVSEAAVFTGTINCSGLSIADMTGVGAFSSLTELRCSANDFTSLDLSGNVSLITLFCNQSPSLLSINLSQNVNLESLYLTDNTSMGDIDVSQNTALVNLDIQGNNANNLNVSSNIHLEVLNCPFNFLSTLDVSQNTALTYLGCAQNPSLTALDVSNNLNLTHLYAQANTNLSSLNMKNLSTSILTNFSAVSNPNLTCIEVDDVAAAEANWTNIDATASFSLKCTVDIPDAAFKAYLAGNSSINTNGDAEIQTSEATAFTGQINCQNLNIADLAGIEAFTALTGLLCGNNQLTAIDLSQNTALTTFQCQNNNLTSLDLTQNTALTNFVSVNNNLTSLDLSQNVDLGLLSISDNNIASIDLSQNTNLTILMCSNNALSSLDVSANTQLQNFNCSNNSLTALNMRNISTSTLGGFDATSNPNLTCIEVDDIQAATATWTNIDATASFCGGLVSTIDVQGQGGATAITTNEGTLQMEATVSPANADDATYVWSVTNGTGAATIDANGLLMAVSNGTVTVTATANDGSEITGDVTITISNQVVLSINDQQKNREWVIYPNPVTSVLNLDFNTTIEAISIVDFTGKPIKTIPSPKRVFDVSDLAIGIYFFQIKTDQGLMSKKFVKQ; this is encoded by the coding sequence ATGAATACTACTTTAAAAGGACAAAAAATAAAAAGAACACTATTTATCGCAGTTACGCTAACTATTGTAAGCCTAGGGGCATGGGCCCAAAATGTAAACATCCCAGATGCAAATTTTAAAGCTTACTTGGTAGGAAACTCAGCAATCAACACCAATTCAGATACAGAAATTCAAGTGAGTGAAGCAGCTGTTTTTACAGGAACAATTAATTGTTCAGGTCTAAGCATAGCCGATATGACAGGAGTTGGAGCATTTTCTTCTTTAACAGAGTTGAGGTGTTCGGCAAACGATTTTACAAGCTTAGACCTAAGTGGGAATGTAAGCTTGATCACATTATTTTGCAATCAATCCCCTTCATTACTATCTATAAACCTAAGCCAGAATGTTAATTTAGAAAGTTTGTACCTGACCGATAATACCAGTATGGGCGACATAGATGTGAGCCAGAATACAGCTTTGGTAAACTTAGATATACAAGGTAATAATGCAAACAATTTAAATGTTAGCTCAAACATTCATTTAGAAGTCCTTAATTGTCCATTCAACTTTTTAAGCACATTAGATGTAAGTCAGAACACAGCATTAACGTACCTTGGGTGTGCACAAAACCCTTCTTTAACGGCCTTAGATGTTAGTAACAATTTGAATTTGACCCACCTTTATGCCCAAGCCAATACCAACTTAAGCTCCTTAAATATGAAAAACCTGAGCACCAGCATATTGACTAATTTTAGTGCTGTATCCAACCCTAACCTTACTTGCATTGAAGTTGATGATGTGGCTGCTGCTGAAGCAAACTGGACTAACATTGATGCTACGGCAAGCTTTAGCCTTAAGTGTACTGTTGACATACCAGACGCTGCTTTTAAAGCCTACCTGGCAGGTAACTCATCCATCAACACCAATGGAGATGCTGAAATTCAAACAAGTGAAGCTACCGCTTTTACAGGGCAAATCAATTGTCAAAATCTAAACATTGCTGATTTAGCAGGTATTGAAGCCTTTACTGCCTTGACCGGGTTGCTATGTGGCAATAACCAATTGACGGCGATAGACTTGTCTCAAAACACAGCGCTAACAACCTTTCAGTGTCAAAACAACAACCTAACTTCTCTGGATCTAACACAAAATACGGCTTTGACAAACTTTGTTAGCGTCAATAATAATTTAACCTCATTAGACCTTAGTCAAAATGTGGATTTAGGCCTTTTATCCATTTCTGACAATAATATTGCTTCTATTGATTTAAGTCAAAACACAAATTTGACTATCCTGATGTGTTCAAACAATGCCTTAAGCTCATTGGACGTTAGTGCCAACACACAATTACAGAATTTTAACTGCTCAAATAATAGCTTAACAGCCTTAAATATGAGAAACATTAGTACCAGTACACTTGGGGGCTTTGATGCCACATCCAACCCGAACCTTACGTGTATTGAAGTGGATGATATTCAGGCGGCCACAGCTACCTGGACTAATATTGATGCCACAGCAAGCTTTTGTGGAGGTTTGGTTAGCACTATCGACGTACAAGGACAAGGCGGAGCTACTGCCATTACCACGAACGAAGGCACGCTACAAATGGAAGCTACAGTATCTCCTGCCAATGCTGATGACGCCACCTATGTATGGAGTGTGACCAACGGCACAGGAGCAGCTACTATTGATGCTAATGGATTACTGATGGCCGTTTCGAACGGTACAGTCACCGTGACTGCTACGGCCAACGATGGCTCTGAAATAACTGGTGATGTGACCATCACTATTTCAAATCAAGTGGTTTTAAGTATCAATGATCAGCAGAAGAATCGTGAATGGGTTATCTACCCTAACCCCGTAACCTCTGTACTAAACCTTGACTTTAATACGACAATTGAAGCCATTAGTATTGTTGACTTTACAGGAAAACCAATAAAAACTATTCCTTCACCAAAAAGGGTTTTTGACGTTTCTGATTTAGCCATAGGTATTTATTTTTTCCAGATAAAAACGGATCAAGGTCTAATGAGCAAAAAATTTGTTAAACAATAG
- the lysA gene encoding diaminopimelate decarboxylase, which produces MSVKTPFYYYDLTLLENTLEAMSSAINNPNFKVHYAIKANAEDRILQTIKNHGLGADCVSGNEIKKAIALGFNPENIVFAGIGKSDEELDIAISNGIHSINCESIEELVVINEIAEKHDAIANIAFRINPNVDAQTHHKITTGLNENKFGIPITELDAAVDEILKHKHLALKGVHFHIGSQILNLNPFANLCQQANNVIANLKARGIALEHINVGGGLGINYNNPDSQLIPNFEEYFKVFEKFLNLDEGQTVHFELGRSIVGQCGSLISKVLYVKKGANSKFAIIDAGMTDLIRPALYNAYHKVENLSQTGDELEPYHVVGPICESSDTFGKTELPTTTRGDYMMIRSAGAYGQVLSSNYNLRERAATIYSDEQSLASCIGSEKKAQTLEVV; this is translated from the coding sequence ATGTCGGTTAAAACACCCTTTTATTACTACGATTTGACACTGCTGGAAAACACCCTAGAGGCGATGTCCAGTGCGATCAACAATCCCAATTTTAAAGTACACTACGCGATCAAAGCCAATGCAGAAGATCGCATTCTGCAAACCATAAAGAACCATGGGCTAGGTGCAGACTGTGTAAGCGGTAATGAAATAAAGAAAGCTATAGCGCTGGGTTTTAACCCTGAAAATATTGTTTTTGCTGGAATCGGAAAATCTGACGAAGAATTAGACATTGCGATCTCGAACGGCATACACAGTATCAACTGCGAATCTATCGAAGAGCTCGTAGTCATCAATGAAATAGCAGAAAAGCATGATGCCATCGCAAATATTGCTTTCAGGATCAACCCTAATGTGGATGCGCAAACACATCACAAAATCACAACGGGACTAAATGAAAATAAATTTGGAATTCCGATCACAGAACTAGATGCGGCTGTCGACGAAATATTGAAGCACAAGCACCTTGCTTTGAAAGGCGTTCATTTTCATATTGGTTCTCAGATTTTGAATCTCAATCCATTCGCCAATCTATGCCAGCAGGCTAATAACGTCATAGCAAACCTGAAAGCTAGAGGCATTGCATTGGAGCATATCAACGTAGGTGGTGGACTAGGGATCAATTACAACAATCCTGATTCTCAATTGATTCCGAACTTCGAAGAGTACTTCAAGGTATTTGAAAAATTCCTAAATCTAGACGAAGGACAGACCGTGCACTTCGAGCTGGGCCGTTCTATTGTAGGCCAATGTGGATCGCTGATTTCGAAAGTACTCTATGTGAAAAAAGGTGCTAATTCTAAATTTGCGATCATCGATGCTGGCATGACGGATTTGATTCGCCCTGCATTGTACAACGCATATCACAAAGTAGAAAACCTATCACAAACTGGTGACGAACTAGAACCCTATCACGTAGTGGGGCCGATATGCGAAAGCTCAGATACCTTTGGCAAAACGGAATTGCCTACCACTACACGTGGCGATTATATGATGATTCGATCGGCAGGTGCGTACGGGCAGGTATTGAGCTCAAACTACAACTTGCGTGAAAGAGCGGCGACTATCTATTCGGATGAGCAATCGCTTGCCTCATGTATCGGAAGCGAAAAAAAAGCACAAACGCTAGAAGTGGTATAA